One genomic window of Parabacteroides pacaensis includes the following:
- a CDS encoding ABC transporter permease — translation MTQQNKNRHPIWAIAGREVKRLVSRPLYIFAMIIAPVFSAVFFLTLMEEGLPIELPIAVVDQDNTETSRNLARQLGAFEQVGVVMQCGDFTEARKAMQRGEIYGIFLIPQGFTVEASTGKQPTLSYYTNYSFLIAGSLVYRDMRTMATLAGAAVGLQMGLAKGYTERQIMGQLQPIVVDTHALGNPWLNYSVYLNNVLVPGVLELMIFLVTVFCIGTEIKMGTSREWLRMGNNSLFISLIGKLLPHTIIFSIVGIALCSGLYGYAGFPLLSGWLPMVADVILLVLASQAMGIFMIGVLPTLRLGLSFASLFGVIAFSISGFTYPVPSMDPTLQAITNLFPLRHYFLIYVDQALNGRDIYYSWPQYLMLAAFLILPFLIARNLKKALLYFKYIP, via the coding sequence ATGACGCAACAAAATAAAAATAGGCATCCGATCTGGGCAATTGCCGGGAGAGAAGTAAAACGGTTGGTATCACGTCCGTTGTACATCTTTGCCATGATTATTGCTCCGGTATTTAGCGCGGTGTTTTTTCTTACCTTGATGGAAGAGGGGTTGCCTATTGAGTTGCCGATAGCAGTAGTAGACCAGGATAATACGGAAACATCGCGTAACCTGGCTCGTCAACTGGGGGCCTTCGAACAAGTGGGGGTGGTAATGCAATGCGGCGATTTTACAGAAGCCCGCAAAGCAATGCAACGGGGAGAAATATATGGTATTTTTCTTATTCCGCAGGGATTTACAGTAGAAGCATCTACCGGAAAACAACCTACTCTTTCTTATTATACCAATTATTCTTTCCTGATAGCTGGCTCGCTGGTATACCGGGACATGCGTACTATGGCTACCTTGGCGGGCGCAGCGGTAGGTTTGCAAATGGGGTTGGCAAAGGGATATACCGAACGTCAGATTATGGGGCAGTTACAACCCATTGTGGTAGATACGCACGCATTGGGAAATCCGTGGCTGAACTATTCGGTTTATCTGAATAATGTCTTGGTTCCGGGAGTGTTGGAGTTAATGATATTTTTGGTAACCGTATTTTGTATCGGTACGGAAATAAAAATGGGTACTTCGCGAGAATGGCTGCGTATGGGAAATAATTCTTTATTTATCAGTTTGATAGGGAAACTCTTACCTCATACCATTATATTTTCTATTGTCGGGATCGCTTTATGCTCCGGATTATACGGATATGCCGGCTTTCCGTTGTTAAGCGGTTGGCTGCCGATGGTTGCCGATGTCATCTTGTTGGTGCTCGCCTCGCAGGCAATGGGGATTTTTATGATCGGAGTATTACCTACTTTGCGTTTAGGACTCAGCTTTGCCAGTCTTTTTGGCGTAATTGCTTTTTCAATTTCCGGTTTTACTTATCCGGTTCCTTCGATGGATCCTACATTACAGGCTATTACCAATCTGTTTCCTCTACGCCACTATTTTCTGATTTATGTGGATCAGGCATTGAACGGACGGGATATATATTATTCGTGGCCGCAATATCTTATGTTGGCAGCTTTTTTGATTTTACCGTTCTTGATAGCGAGAAATTTGAAGAAGGCTCTTCTTTACTTTAAATATATTCCATAA
- a CDS encoding Crp/Fnr family transcriptional regulator, whose product MTIEPYFEKLYNYLPQELSQDEDFWNEFTARAERVRVSKGEYVLHQGDRCTSAYFINQGLFLHMYVNSRGNESVVGFFVDTLHPFLASVGYITEESSDFEIKALEDGELIRFPREHIERLSAFYPQFASFYQNVTMLFLAKLCTIYAVRQSHSAEELLRYLYTDYLWIIKRVPDKYIARFMGISNEWYCKLKKKLFTSL is encoded by the coding sequence ATGACAATAGAGCCGTATTTTGAAAAACTATATAATTATTTACCCCAAGAACTTTCTCAAGATGAGGATTTCTGGAATGAATTTACAGCTAGGGCAGAAAGGGTAAGGGTAAGCAAAGGAGAATATGTCTTGCATCAAGGGGATCGTTGTACTTCTGCTTATTTTATTAACCAAGGTCTTTTTTTACACATGTATGTAAATAGCCGGGGAAATGAGAGTGTAGTAGGCTTTTTTGTGGATACTTTACATCCTTTTCTCGCATCCGTAGGTTATATCACTGAGGAGTCCTCTGATTTTGAAATAAAAGCATTGGAAGACGGCGAATTGATCCGGTTTCCTCGGGAACATATTGAACGGCTTTCTGCTTTTTATCCTCAATTTGCCTCTTTTTATCAAAATGTTACCATGTTGTTTTTAGCGAAACTATGCACAATTTATGCGGTGAGACAATCCCATAGTGCAGAGGAATTATTACGTTATCTTTACACGGATTATCTGTGGATTATAAAACGTGTACCAGATAAATATATTGCCCGTTTTATGGGAATTAGTAACGAATGGTACTGCAAGTTAAAGAAAAAACTATTTACTTCTCTTTGA
- a CDS encoding ABC transporter permease codes for MTKEKRKDIGQVVKEGLTDTFYIWKEELHNIFRDSGVMVFFFLVPLAYPVLYAFIYNNNVVREAPMVVVDHSRSPYSREFARNVDATPDVLIVKYCANMEEAKRMLDRKEAYGILYFPSEFSDDLHSGRQATVSLFSDMSCMLYYKNFLISATEVSLELGKRITLADSPASTREMAQIKVNPVLNEAVSLFNPLNGFASFLVPAILVLVIQQTLILGICLLGGTEREKNRFRALIPISRHFHGTLRIVLGKALAYLMLYMLVCCWVLVIVPYLFDLPQLASGTTLILFFLPYLFACIFFSMTLTGFAVTREAPMVIFVFTSVVLLFISGVSWPLHAIRGFWKGVAFIFPSTSGIQGFIGINSMGATLNEVAPYYKWLWIQAGIYFITACLVYRHQIIRSRKMMLRELQILRKRAAQRKLARNQQK; via the coding sequence ATGACGAAAGAGAAAAGAAAAGACATCGGGCAAGTGGTGAAAGAAGGACTAACGGATACTTTTTATATCTGGAAGGAGGAATTACATAATATTTTCCGTGATTCAGGAGTAATGGTGTTTTTCTTTTTGGTCCCTTTAGCCTATCCGGTATTGTATGCATTTATTTATAATAATAATGTGGTACGCGAGGCCCCTATGGTGGTGGTAGACCACTCCCGCAGTCCCTATAGTCGCGAGTTTGCCCGTAATGTAGATGCTACTCCAGATGTGCTGATTGTGAAATATTGTGCCAATATGGAGGAGGCAAAAAGAATGCTGGATAGGAAGGAGGCATACGGTATTTTATATTTTCCCAGTGAATTTAGCGATGACTTGCATTCGGGACGCCAGGCTACTGTATCGTTATTTTCGGATATGAGTTGTATGTTGTATTATAAAAATTTCTTGATTTCAGCAACAGAGGTTTCTTTGGAGTTGGGAAAACGAATTACGTTAGCCGATAGTCCCGCTTCTACTCGTGAAATGGCACAGATTAAAGTGAACCCGGTGCTCAATGAAGCTGTTTCATTGTTTAATCCCTTGAATGGATTTGCCAGTTTTTTAGTTCCGGCAATTTTGGTGTTAGTCATTCAACAAACGCTTATTCTGGGAATTTGTTTGCTGGGAGGAACGGAAAGGGAAAAGAACCGTTTCCGGGCATTAATCCCGATTAGCAGGCATTTTCATGGGACGTTGCGTATTGTTTTGGGAAAGGCATTGGCTTATTTGATGCTTTATATGTTGGTATGTTGCTGGGTGCTGGTGATTGTTCCTTATTTGTTTGATTTGCCTCAATTGGCTTCCGGTACCACTTTGATTTTGTTTTTCCTTCCGTATTTGTTTGCTTGTATCTTTTTCTCCATGACGTTGACTGGGTTTGCTGTTACCCGTGAAGCGCCGATGGTGATATTCGTGTTTACTTCTGTGGTATTGTTGTTTATATCGGGTGTTTCCTGGCCGTTGCATGCGATCCGGGGATTCTGGAAAGGAGTAGCTTTTATCTTTCCGTCTACTTCCGGAATACAAGGGTTTATCGGTATAAATTCGATGGGGGCTACTTTAAACGAGGTCGCACCTTATTATAAATGGCTTTGGATTCAGGCGGGTATTTATTTTATTACGGCTTGCTTAGTATACCGCCATCAAATTATTCGTTCCCGTAAGATGATGTTGAGGGAATTGCAGATACTTAGAAAACGTGCAGCTCAACGAAAACTAGCTAGAAATCAGCAAAAGTAA
- a CDS encoding HlyD family secretion protein has translation MSENKKFTISNMMLAFIILIVVIGIVALAGFFLLKPGETIIMGQAEATVVRISGKIPGRIESYRFAEGDNVQEGDTVVFLSAPDIWAKLQQAVGAEQAVKAQDMKVMKGAREQQKQAVFEIWQKAKAGLEIARKSYERVQALYDKGVVSAQKRDEAEANYKAMAATEKAAAAEYQLVKEGADKEDKIAAAALVEAAKGAVAEVESYAEETALVTPISGQVSERFPEVGELVGSGAPIMNIVDLNDMWVVFNVREDFLGDLKMDAEVRAFIPALEKEEVTLKVYYMKDMGTYAAWKATKTRGQYDIKTFEVRARPVTPIKNLRPGMSVILIRK, from the coding sequence ATGAGCGAGAATAAGAAATTTACTATCAGTAATATGATGCTGGCATTCATCATACTTATTGTGGTGATAGGAATAGTAGCATTGGCCGGATTCTTCTTGTTGAAGCCGGGAGAAACAATTATTATGGGGCAAGCGGAAGCTACGGTAGTACGTATTTCAGGAAAAATACCGGGGCGTATCGAATCGTATCGTTTTGCCGAAGGCGATAATGTGCAAGAAGGAGATACAGTAGTATTTCTGAGCGCGCCGGACATCTGGGCGAAACTGCAACAGGCCGTAGGTGCGGAGCAGGCAGTGAAAGCGCAAGATATGAAAGTAATGAAGGGAGCGCGGGAACAACAGAAACAGGCTGTATTCGAAATCTGGCAGAAAGCAAAAGCCGGATTAGAAATTGCCCGCAAATCTTACGAAAGGGTACAGGCACTTTATGACAAAGGGGTGGTTTCCGCACAGAAACGAGACGAAGCGGAAGCAAACTATAAAGCGATGGCAGCTACGGAGAAAGCGGCAGCAGCCGAATATCAGTTAGTAAAAGAGGGAGCCGACAAAGAAGACAAAATAGCTGCCGCCGCTTTGGTAGAAGCTGCGAAAGGAGCCGTTGCCGAAGTAGAATCGTATGCGGAAGAAACAGCGTTGGTCACTCCGATCAGTGGACAAGTATCCGAACGTTTCCCAGAAGTAGGGGAATTGGTGGGAAGCGGCGCCCCGATTATGAATATCGTCGACTTGAATGATATGTGGGTTGTATTCAACGTCCGCGAAGATTTTCTGGGCGACTTGAAGATGGATGCCGAAGTCCGTGCTTTTATCCCGGCTCTGGAAAAAGAAGAAGTGACCCTGAAGGTATATTATATGAAAGATATGGGAACTTATGCCGCCTGGAAAGCAACCAAAACCCGTGGACAATATGACATTAAAACATTTGAAGTACGGGCACGTCCGGTCACCCCGATTAAAAATCTTCGTCCCGGCATGTCCGTGATTCTAATAAGAAAATAA
- a CDS encoding PAS domain-containing hybrid sensor histidine kinase/response regulator has product MEKYKRLSREKLLDLIYEKDLQISNLLREIEKSNAQRIQQRITSLHTVMETVLNHIPVAIAVKSVADGFRHVYFNQAAEAFTGISSENVVGYTDFEIFSDEEYAKKVRGRDMKTLQDGEFSQYAINYKNPKGEERIVNLIRLLVNADKTPLIISMIWDITEQRQSEIDLMKVREADAIKSAFLANMSHEIRTPLNAIVGFSSVLADTTDEEERKCYIEIINRNNEMLLHLINDILDFSKIESDALTYHLERVDLKDICQHLYLIYSMKMHPGVKMEFGANELPSVILNTDSKRIIQVISNLLSNAVKFTLQGTISLHYEKGEDWVRISVSDTGIGITEANKKSIFNSFVKIDDFQQGVGLGLPISKSIVEKLGGKIGVDSELGKGSNFWFTLPLNKKMQLKNYMQFNLPQEGITNIKQSILIAEDVEENYYLLNVIFGKEYNLYHAHTGVEAVQMFKQYNPSIILMDIKMPEMDGFEASQAIRKLSSTVPIFALTAFSQDQERKKAKECRINEYITKPIDITLLKETVKKYLTEISDSTTLHCS; this is encoded by the coding sequence ATGGAAAAATATAAAAGACTTTCGCGTGAAAAATTATTAGATTTGATTTACGAGAAAGATTTACAGATTTCAAACCTGTTACGCGAGATTGAAAAATCCAATGCCCAGCGGATCCAACAACGGATTACATCACTTCATACCGTGATGGAAACCGTATTAAACCATATACCGGTTGCCATTGCCGTGAAAAGTGTTGCCGACGGTTTCAGGCATGTTTATTTTAATCAGGCAGCAGAGGCTTTTACCGGTATTTCGTCTGAAAATGTAGTAGGATATACCGATTTTGAAATCTTTTCAGATGAAGAGTACGCTAAAAAAGTTCGCGGGCGGGATATGAAAACTTTGCAGGACGGGGAATTTTCCCAATACGCAATAAATTATAAAAATCCGAAAGGAGAAGAACGGATTGTAAATTTAATACGTTTGTTGGTAAATGCCGATAAAACACCTCTTATCATTTCTATGATTTGGGACATAACAGAACAACGGCAATCGGAGATCGATTTAATGAAAGTACGGGAAGCCGATGCGATTAAATCGGCTTTTCTGGCCAATATGAGCCATGAAATTCGTACTCCCTTAAATGCCATTGTAGGCTTTTCCAGCGTATTGGCAGATACCACCGATGAAGAAGAGCGCAAATGCTACATTGAAATCATTAATCGAAATAACGAAATGTTGCTCCATTTAATTAATGATATTTTGGACTTTTCTAAGATCGAGTCAGATGCACTGACATATCATTTGGAAAGAGTAGATTTGAAAGATATTTGCCAACATTTATATCTGATTTATTCTATGAAAATGCATCCGGGGGTAAAAATGGAATTTGGTGCCAATGAATTACCTTCCGTTATTTTGAATACAGATTCGAAACGGATTATTCAAGTAATCTCCAATTTGTTGTCCAATGCCGTAAAATTTACTCTACAAGGCACTATCTCTTTACATTATGAAAAGGGAGAAGATTGGGTGCGTATATCTGTATCAGATACAGGCATTGGAATAACAGAGGCGAATAAGAAATCTATTTTTAATAGTTTCGTCAAGATAGACGATTTTCAACAAGGTGTCGGATTGGGACTTCCTATTTCAAAAAGTATCGTAGAGAAATTGGGTGGAAAGATCGGCGTAGATTCGGAACTTGGGAAAGGTTCTAATTTTTGGTTCACTTTGCCGTTAAATAAGAAAATGCAGTTGAAAAATTATATGCAATTCAACTTGCCTCAGGAAGGAATAACTAATATTAAGCAATCCATTTTAATAGCAGAAGACGTTGAAGAAAATTATTATTTATTGAACGTTATTTTCGGGAAAGAATATAATCTATACCATGCCCATACCGGAGTAGAAGCAGTTCAGATGTTCAAACAATATAATCCATCTATTATATTGATGGATATTAAAATGCCTGAAATGGACGGCTTTGAGGCATCCCAAGCGATCCGCAAGCTATCTTCGACGGTACCGATCTTTGCCCTTACCGCTTTCTCGCAAGATCAAGAAAGAAAAAAAGCAAAGGAATGCCGGATAAATGAATATATAACTAAACCGATCGACATTACTTTGCTTAAAGAAACTGTTAAGAAATATCTTACTGAGATTTCCGACTCGACAACTTTGCATTGCTCTTGA
- a CDS encoding TolC family protein — protein sequence MKRSIVLILITLSITGSCLQAQQSILTLEECRNLAIQHNKELQMSGEKIKAAANERKEAFTKYFPQISAQGAYLHNQKNIKLVDWGIFGPAGELIPSKIQDFFELDIHNVYVGDIMLVQPVFMGGKIIAYNQITEYAKKLAESMKDTKLQDLIYSVDETYWQVVSLINKKKLADAYVNLLEKMNRDVQIMIEEGVATKAESLSVKVKLNEAQMAQTKVDNGLSLTRMLLVQICGLPIDTEMRLADENIESLPVHPQTITSVNVNEALANRDELKSLDYAIKIYRKQETIALSEMLPNLAFAANYIVMNPHVYNGFKNDFSGAWNVGFVLKVPITDWIGGSFKRNAARAQTNIKRLEWMDAREKIELQVNQSVYKVNEASKKLIASNRNMESAEENLRYANVGFEEGVIPALNLMEAQTAWVSAHSDLIDAQIEMKLTEVYLTKALGKLTVDNQNNK from the coding sequence ATGAAACGAAGCATCGTATTAATACTCATTACATTATCGATAACCGGAAGTTGTCTGCAAGCACAACAATCCATATTAACGTTGGAAGAATGTAGGAACCTGGCCATTCAGCATAACAAAGAACTGCAAATGTCCGGTGAAAAGATAAAAGCGGCCGCCAACGAACGAAAAGAAGCTTTCACTAAATACTTCCCGCAGATCTCGGCTCAAGGAGCTTACCTACACAACCAAAAGAATATTAAACTGGTAGATTGGGGTATTTTTGGCCCTGCCGGTGAATTGATTCCTTCCAAAATACAAGATTTTTTTGAATTGGATATTCATAATGTGTATGTAGGAGACATTATGTTGGTTCAGCCTGTCTTTATGGGAGGCAAAATTATAGCCTACAACCAGATTACTGAATATGCCAAAAAACTTGCCGAATCTATGAAAGATACCAAATTGCAAGATCTTATCTACTCGGTAGATGAAACCTATTGGCAAGTAGTCTCTTTAATTAATAAAAAGAAATTGGCAGATGCTTATGTAAATTTGCTTGAGAAAATGAACCGCGATGTACAAATTATGATAGAAGAGGGGGTTGCTACCAAAGCCGAAAGCCTTTCTGTAAAAGTAAAGCTGAATGAAGCGCAAATGGCACAGACGAAGGTGGATAATGGATTGAGCCTTACCCGAATGCTTCTGGTACAGATATGCGGGCTTCCTATCGATACTGAAATGAGGTTAGCTGACGAGAACATTGAAAGCCTACCTGTCCATCCCCAGACCATTACTTCAGTCAACGTAAATGAAGCCCTGGCAAATCGCGATGAATTGAAAAGCCTGGATTATGCCATTAAAATATACCGGAAACAAGAAACGATCGCTCTTTCCGAAATGCTTCCCAATCTGGCGTTTGCCGCTAACTACATCGTTATGAATCCCCATGTGTACAACGGATTTAAAAATGATTTTTCGGGAGCTTGGAATGTAGGCTTTGTACTGAAAGTACCTATTACCGACTGGATAGGAGGGAGCTTTAAACGGAATGCAGCGCGTGCCCAAACCAACATCAAACGGTTGGAATGGATGGATGCCCGAGAAAAGATCGAATTGCAGGTAAACCAGTCCGTATATAAAGTAAACGAAGCGAGTAAAAAACTAATTGCGTCTAACCGGAACATGGAAAGTGCCGAAGAGAATCTCCGGTATGCCAACGTTGGATTTGAAGAAGGTGTGATCCCTGCCTTGAATCTGATGGAAGCACAAACCGCATGGGTATCCGCACATTCCGATTTGATTGATGCCCAGATAGAGATGAAACTAACCGAAGTATATTTGACGAAAGCGTTAGGCAAGCTTACCGTCGATAATCAAAATAATAAATAA
- the mdh gene encoding malate dehydrogenase — protein MAKVTVVGAGNVGATCANVLAFHEIADEVVMLDVKEGVSEGKAMDMMQTAQLLGFDTKVVGCTNDYAKTANSDVVVITSGIPRKPGMTREELIGVNAGIVKSVAGNILQYSPNAIIVVISNPMDTMTYLSLKSLGLPKNRIIGMGGALDSSRFKYFLSQALGCNANDVEGMVIGGHGDTTMIPLARLATYKGIPVSTLLSAEKLQEVVNSTMVGGATLTKLLGTSAWYAPGAAGAFVVESIIRDQKKMIPSCVALEGEYGQEDICIGVPAIIGRNGVEKVVELDLTAEEKELFEKSAAAVRKTNSVLKEINAL, from the coding sequence ATGGCTAAAGTAACAGTTGTTGGCGCTGGTAACGTAGGTGCTACATGCGCAAATGTTCTTGCATTTCATGAAATTGCAGACGAGGTGGTAATGCTGGATGTAAAAGAAGGCGTTTCGGAAGGTAAAGCAATGGACATGATGCAAACAGCTCAATTACTCGGATTCGATACAAAAGTAGTGGGTTGCACTAACGATTATGCAAAAACAGCAAATTCTGATGTAGTAGTGATTACTTCAGGGATTCCCCGTAAACCGGGTATGACTCGCGAAGAACTGATTGGTGTAAATGCAGGTATCGTAAAAAGTGTAGCCGGAAATATTCTACAATATTCACCCAATGCTATCATCGTAGTAATTTCTAACCCGATGGATACGATGACTTACCTTTCGTTGAAGTCGTTAGGTTTGCCTAAAAATAGGATCATCGGTATGGGTGGTGCTTTGGACAGTTCCCGTTTCAAATATTTTTTGTCTCAGGCTTTAGGCTGCAATGCAAACGATGTAGAAGGCATGGTGATCGGCGGTCACGGAGATACGACCATGATCCCGTTAGCCCGCTTAGCCACTTACAAAGGGATTCCGGTATCTACCTTGTTAAGTGCCGAAAAATTACAAGAAGTAGTTAACTCTACTATGGTAGGAGGTGCAACTCTTACCAAACTATTAGGTACTTCGGCTTGGTATGCTCCGGGTGCTGCAGGTGCTTTTGTAGTAGAATCTATTATCCGCGATCAAAAGAAGATGATTCCTTCTTGTGTAGCATTGGAAGGCGAATATGGACAAGAAGATATCTGTATCGGCGTTCCGGCTATCATCGGACGCAATGGAGTGGAAAAAGTGGTTGAACTGGATCTTACGGCAGAAGAAAAAGAATTGTTCGAAAAGAGTGCCGCAGCCGTTCGCAAAACAAATTCAGTACTGAAAGAAATTAATGCTCTTTAG